From Micromonospora sp. NBC_01699, a single genomic window includes:
- the hypF gene encoding carbamoyltransferase HypF, which yields MSVEIEGGGTGGGAIEGGGTGGGAIEGGGSVGPGTGEVWRVRVTGVVQGVGYRPFVYRLAHRYALSGWVYNDPEGVLVEAAGPVDLLTRFAAELSSGAPELARVDDVRVTRGLPPDPDADGRFVIVTSRQAGSRTALVPADTHVCVDCLAELRDPADHRYRYPFINCTNCGPRYSIVRDLPYDRTQTTMATFRMCVRCETEYRDPLDRRYHAQPNACPACGPRLLYATGPDSPEVAVGDDALRRCAEALAQGRIAAIKSVGGFHLAVDASNAEAVARLRRRKRRDSKPFAVMARDLATAHRLVHLEPAEVDLICSPARPILLARKRAGSLPESVAPRNPNLGVMLPSAPHHHLLLDEPGLGTLVMTSGNISGYPIAYRNEEALEQLFEIADVMLYHDRDIEIRVDDSVVRLSTHPELERSLLTFLRRARGYAPYPVDVGRPLATVVAYGAELKTTVALSSGNRVYLSQHIGDLKNDETYASHRRAAEHLAGLYEIRPQLRAYDLHPQFRSTRSASAGDAEEPATEFVQHHHAHMASCMAEHRLTGPTLGVVFDGAGYGEDGTIWGGEFLLGDYASVRRVAHLRPLALVGGDQAVREPIRTGLALALDALDDPDLVTAAFPVLATLSEQHRHVYGRMAARGINSPMTSSMGRLFDGIAALLDVCVRAEYEAQGPIELEGLLERDLKPDRAYHFDAEVTGGVTQLDPRPVVRAVAADLAAGIDLPRISRRFHTAVVDAVTRQCLAVRDTTGVDRIVLSGGVYLNEFLLVNCMIDLARQGLTVHCHRQVPTNDGGIALGQVLVADARTQTGNR from the coding sequence ATGAGCGTCGAGATCGAGGGCGGTGGGACCGGGGGCGGTGCGATCGAGGGCGGCGGGACCGGGGGCGGTGCGATCGAGGGCGGCGGGAGCGTCGGACCGGGCACCGGGGAGGTGTGGCGGGTCCGGGTCACCGGTGTCGTGCAGGGCGTCGGCTACCGCCCGTTCGTCTACCGGCTGGCCCACCGGTACGCACTCTCCGGCTGGGTCTACAACGATCCGGAGGGGGTGCTGGTCGAGGCGGCCGGCCCGGTCGACCTGCTGACCCGGTTCGCGGCCGAGCTGAGCAGCGGGGCGCCCGAACTGGCAAGGGTCGACGACGTACGGGTGACCCGGGGCCTGCCGCCCGACCCCGACGCGGACGGCCGGTTCGTCATCGTCACCAGCCGCCAGGCGGGCAGCCGTACGGCACTGGTGCCGGCCGACACCCACGTCTGCGTCGACTGCCTCGCCGAGCTGCGCGATCCCGCCGACCACCGGTACCGCTACCCGTTCATCAACTGCACGAACTGCGGCCCGCGCTACTCGATCGTGCGGGACCTGCCGTACGACCGGACGCAGACCACGATGGCGACCTTCCGGATGTGCGTACGCTGCGAGACCGAGTATCGCGACCCGCTCGACCGGCGCTACCACGCCCAGCCGAACGCCTGCCCGGCCTGCGGGCCGAGGCTGCTCTACGCGACCGGGCCGGACTCGCCCGAGGTCGCGGTCGGCGATGACGCGCTGCGGCGCTGCGCCGAGGCGCTGGCCCAGGGGCGGATCGCGGCGATCAAGAGCGTCGGCGGGTTCCACCTGGCCGTCGACGCCAGCAACGCCGAGGCCGTGGCCCGGCTGCGGCGGCGCAAGCGTCGGGACTCGAAACCGTTCGCGGTGATGGCGCGGGACCTCGCGACCGCCCACCGGCTGGTCCACCTCGAACCGGCCGAGGTGGACCTGATCTGCTCGCCGGCCCGCCCGATCCTGCTCGCCCGCAAGCGGGCCGGTTCCCTGCCGGAGAGTGTCGCGCCCCGCAACCCCAACCTCGGCGTGATGCTGCCCTCGGCGCCGCACCACCACCTGCTGCTCGACGAGCCGGGACTCGGCACCCTCGTAATGACCAGCGGCAACATCTCCGGTTATCCGATCGCGTACCGGAACGAGGAGGCGCTGGAGCAGCTCTTCGAGATCGCCGACGTGATGCTCTACCACGACCGGGACATCGAGATCCGGGTGGACGACTCGGTGGTCCGGCTCTCCACCCACCCCGAACTGGAGCGGTCGCTGCTCACCTTCCTGCGCCGGGCCCGGGGCTACGCGCCGTACCCGGTCGACGTCGGGCGGCCGTTGGCCACGGTGGTGGCCTACGGCGCGGAGTTGAAGACGACAGTGGCGCTGAGCAGCGGTAACCGGGTCTATCTGAGCCAGCATATCGGCGACCTGAAGAACGACGAGACCTACGCGTCGCACCGCCGGGCCGCCGAACACCTGGCCGGTCTCTACGAGATCCGGCCACAACTGCGGGCGTACGACCTGCACCCGCAGTTCCGTTCCACCAGGTCGGCGTCGGCCGGTGACGCCGAGGAACCGGCGACCGAGTTCGTGCAGCACCACCACGCGCACATGGCGTCGTGCATGGCCGAGCACCGGCTCACCGGCCCGACGCTCGGTGTTGTCTTCGACGGGGCCGGCTACGGCGAGGACGGGACGATCTGGGGCGGGGAGTTCCTGCTCGGCGACTACGCGTCCGTACGGCGGGTGGCGCATTTGCGACCACTCGCGCTGGTCGGCGGCGACCAGGCGGTGCGCGAGCCCATCCGGACCGGGCTCGCCCTCGCCCTCGACGCCCTCGACGACCCCGACCTGGTCACGGCGGCGTTCCCGGTGCTCGCCACCCTCTCCGAGCAGCACCGGCACGTCTACGGCCGGATGGCGGCCCGTGGCATCAACTCGCCGATGACGTCGAGCATGGGTCGCCTCTTCGACGGCATCGCCGCGCTGCTCGACGTCTGCGTCCGGGCCGAGTACGAGGCACAGGGGCCGATCGAGCTCGAAGGGCTGCTGGAGCGCGACCTGAAACCGGACCGGGCCTACCACTTCGACGCCGAGGTCACCGGCGGGGTCACCCAGCTCGACCCCCGGCCGGTGGTCCGCGCGGTCGCCGCCGACCTGGCCGCCGGGATCGACCTGCCCCGGATCAGCCGCCGGTTCCACACGGCCGTGGTCGATGCCGTGACCAGGCAGTGCCTGGCGGTACGCGACACCACCGGGGTCGACCGGATAGTCCTCTCCGGTGGTGTCTACCTGAACGAGTTCCTGCTGGTCAATTGTATGATCGACCTCGCCCGGCAGGGTCTGACCGTGCACTGCCACCGGCAGGTGCCGACCAACGACGGAGGGATCGCCCTCGGCCAGGTGCTGGTCGCGGACGCCCGTACCCAGACAGGAAACCGGTAG
- a CDS encoding diaminobutyrate--2-oxoglutarate transaminase family protein, translated as MDSPIRTDGLVIGDDAYAFVRARESSARTYANDVDRVLGYGRLARVQDTDGRVYLDCLSAAGTLALGHNHPAVDTAVREYLDSGGLQQALDLTTPAKYRFLRTLYRLLPAGFAATAKVQFCGPSGADATEAAVKLFKSATGRRTVLAFHGAYHGMTAGALSLTGNLRAKERVASLMPDVHFLPYPYDYRCPFGLGGAQATRAGLRYIESVLTDPESGITKPAAIIIEAVQGEGGVIPAPPEWLRGLREITARLDVPLIVDEIQTGFGRTGHMFAFEHAGIEPDAVLLSKAVGGGYPLSLVAYHERYDGWRPGSHAGTFRGNQLGMVAGAATMAFIESNGLVEQAAVKGELLGSLLRAIAARRPEIGDVRGRGLMWGLEIVDPDGPVDALGSRPPDGVRARELKRRCLDNGLLIESGGRHGAVLRLLPPLVITEEEIAELGEKLDRSFD; from the coding sequence ATGGACAGTCCGATCCGGACCGACGGCTTGGTGATCGGCGACGATGCGTACGCCTTCGTCCGGGCTCGTGAGTCCAGCGCCCGGACGTACGCCAACGACGTCGACCGGGTGCTCGGCTACGGCCGGCTGGCCCGGGTGCAGGACACCGACGGTCGGGTCTACCTGGACTGCCTCTCGGCGGCCGGCACCCTCGCCCTCGGGCACAACCATCCGGCGGTCGACACCGCCGTGCGCGAGTATCTCGACTCGGGCGGGTTGCAGCAGGCACTGGACCTGACCACACCGGCCAAGTACCGCTTCCTGCGTACGCTCTACCGGCTGCTGCCGGCGGGTTTCGCCGCCACCGCGAAGGTGCAGTTCTGCGGTCCCAGCGGCGCGGACGCGACCGAGGCGGCGGTCAAGCTGTTCAAGTCCGCCACCGGACGCCGTACAGTGCTCGCCTTCCACGGCGCCTACCACGGCATGACGGCCGGCGCGCTGAGCCTGACCGGCAACCTGCGGGCCAAGGAACGCGTGGCGTCGCTCATGCCGGACGTGCACTTCCTGCCGTACCCCTACGACTACCGCTGCCCGTTCGGCCTCGGCGGTGCCCAGGCGACGCGGGCCGGGCTGCGTTACATCGAGAGCGTCCTGACCGATCCGGAGAGCGGGATCACCAAGCCGGCGGCGATCATCATCGAGGCGGTGCAGGGCGAGGGCGGGGTCATCCCGGCGCCGCCCGAGTGGCTGCGGGGCCTGCGCGAGATCACCGCCCGGCTGGACGTCCCGTTGATAGTGGACGAGATCCAGACCGGCTTCGGCCGGACGGGGCACATGTTCGCCTTCGAACACGCCGGCATCGAACCGGACGCCGTGCTCCTGTCCAAGGCGGTCGGCGGTGGGTACCCGCTCTCCCTGGTGGCGTACCACGAGCGGTACGACGGCTGGCGGCCCGGATCGCACGCCGGCACCTTCCGGGGCAACCAGCTCGGCATGGTGGCCGGCGCCGCGACCATGGCGTTCATCGAGTCGAACGGCCTGGTCGAGCAGGCGGCGGTCAAGGGCGAACTGCTCGGCTCACTGCTGCGTGCCATCGCCGCCCGGCGTCCGGAGATCGGCGACGTACGCGGTCGCGGCCTGATGTGGGGCCTGGAGATCGTCGACCCCGACGGACCCGTCGACGCGCTCGGCAGCCGGCCGCCGGACGGTGTCCGGGCCCGCGAGCTGAAGCGCCGCTGCCTCGACAACGGGCTGCTGATCGAGAGCGGGGGCCGGCACGGCGCCGTGCTTCGGCTGCTGCCGCCGCTGGTCATCACCGAGGAGGAGATCGCGGAACTGGGCGAGAAGCTGGACCGCTCGTTCGACTGA
- a CDS encoding restriction endonuclease, giving the protein MASGRSSPTTDDPITEASPGADGARSEAVLRSEAVRVRIRLLDRVLLDRDRGLRRVRRRLTDTLGLRGTTAFDRALLRELAGSNSPGTRHGACAARICPPDGRLLLEYEYPPPDVIPAATGYHGDPVRPEPRPATEIGTRYAYLLARITLRVLAGAFDATPASLVDRIVLNGYRTTGPTRTLLVSTDAIRDSFERLDLDAPAPDPVTCLRLGLGARVSPQPYASLPVEPVADVDLSDCRFVEQTGPTVDLSGRPDLRTLPSAEYAQVIRCLFEALGWSDWTVRESSGADVDALAIDPVGGGVRVVQAWRHGVGAAGVQDLVDTLDNWSAGAGVLVSAGPIGTADRARALGDGRIEVVDGGRLRLMLREHLVPDLVVDPD; this is encoded by the coding sequence ATGGCGTCAGGAAGGTCATCGCCCACCACCGACGATCCGATCACCGAAGCATCCCCCGGGGCGGACGGCGCGCGTAGCGAGGCGGTGCTGCGTAGCGAGGCGGTGCGGGTCCGGATACGGCTGCTCGACCGGGTGCTGCTCGACCGGGACCGTGGCCTGCGCCGGGTGCGTCGCCGGCTGACCGACACCCTCGGCCTGCGCGGCACCACGGCGTTCGACCGGGCGTTGCTGCGCGAACTCGCCGGGTCGAACAGCCCGGGTACGCGCCACGGCGCGTGCGCCGCCAGGATCTGCCCGCCGGACGGCCGGCTGCTGCTGGAGTACGAGTACCCACCGCCCGACGTGATCCCGGCGGCGACCGGGTACCACGGCGATCCGGTACGCCCCGAGCCCCGTCCCGCCACCGAGATCGGCACCCGGTACGCGTACCTCCTGGCCCGGATCACCCTGCGGGTCCTGGCCGGCGCGTTCGACGCCACGCCGGCCTCCCTGGTGGACCGGATAGTCCTCAACGGCTACCGGACCACCGGCCCGACCAGGACCCTGCTGGTCAGTACGGACGCCATCCGGGACAGCTTCGAGCGGCTCGACCTGGACGCCCCGGCGCCTGACCCGGTGACCTGCCTGCGGCTCGGGCTGGGGGCGCGGGTGTCGCCACAGCCGTACGCGTCGCTGCCCGTCGAGCCCGTCGCCGATGTCGACCTGTCGGACTGCCGGTTCGTCGAGCAGACCGGGCCGACGGTCGACCTGTCCGGGCGCCCGGACCTGCGGACCCTGCCCTCGGCTGAGTACGCGCAGGTCATCCGTTGCCTCTTCGAGGCGCTCGGCTGGTCGGACTGGACCGTGCGGGAGTCGTCGGGTGCCGACGTCGACGCGCTCGCGATCGACCCGGTCGGCGGCGGGGTGCGGGTGGTGCAGGCGTGGCGGCACGGTGTCGGGGCGGCCGGGGTGCAGGACCTGGTCGACACGCTGGACAACTGGTCGGCCGGAGCGGGCGTACTGGTCAGCGCGGGGCCCATCGGCACGGCCGATCGGGCCCGCGCGCTCGGCGACGGTCGCATCGAGGTGGTCGACGGCGGTCGCCTGCGGTTGATGCTGCGCGAACACCTCGTGCCGGACCTGGTGGTGGATCCGGACTGA